The following DNA comes from Triticum aestivum cultivar Chinese Spring chromosome 3D, IWGSC CS RefSeq v2.1, whole genome shotgun sequence.
ACTGCATGAGGTATGCTGCATGAATGAATATTTTGCCTTATGTTGGATGAGATAACTAAAACAATTCAAGCAATAAAACATTACTATGCCAACATAATCTGAATGATGATAATGTGAAGAAAAAAATTCAACAATTAACATAAGACATAATAAGCCAGAATTGTAGCAGTGCATCACTAGGTTCACATTACATTAGACATAATAACCATAATTTTTTCAGCATGACAAGCAATGAACACAGATAAATAGTTCAATAAATTCCTGTTCCAATTATGATAAGCAATTTTGTCAGCATGACAAGCATGATAAGCAATTCTCTCTTATTCCACTTTAGCTCTAGCCTGTTCAAGGTGGGGAGCCGAGTCAGGAACAAGAtctcttctctgttcttccctgtACAGCAACAAGAGCTCTACCCTGTTCAAGGTGGGGAGCCGAGGTAGGAAGGACGGATAGGggaaggaagagaggaggaaggagggggaagGGAAGGGACGGGCGGATCTGCTACCTTCAGCACGGTGGCGGTGGCGAGTTGAGGACGGCCAGGAgcaggggcggggcggcgacgagtCGAGGACCGGCCAGGCGtacgggcggggcggcggcgacgtacACCTTCAACACGACGACCGGGGGTTGAAGAAGGAGGGGCCCGGCGGCGGGGTAGCGCGAGGGGATCGACGGCGGGCGGGCGCTGGCGGCTAGGTTAGATGGGGTCGCGCGAGGGGAGGGGGGAGCGGGTCGCGCGAGGGCAGGGGCGGGGTGGTCGTTCGAGAGAAAGTGGGTCGGGGGGAGATTTTTCTCCTGTGCGGTCTCAGCCTCGCTCGACCCGGCAGGCATGTGTGGGGTGCTTGGACTCAGCTATGTGGAGGCCCTTTTTAGCATCGGTTCGACTATGCCCGAGGGAGCCCATACAGTCTACCAAACAGAGAAAAGTGGGTCGGATAGGGAACTTTTAGGCCTATACACTCTTCATGCATGCTATCAAACACaccctaaggccttgtacaatggggaATGCTTATGTACAGGTGCTTAAGGAGAGAGAGTATGCTTCTTCCTAAAAAAAATTGACACCTACAATGGGCAGTGCCTCGTACAGGTGCTTAGGCTGGATTAATACATATGATTAAAGAGAGAATGTTTGTTTGTCCACCATCGAAAGGCTGAAGCATCAGTGCCAACCGGAAGCAAACTTTGGCTTCTGTTGCCTCTCTGAAGCACCTAGTCAAGCGCCTAGGAGCAAAAAAACCCGGTTTTTTCCCTTAAGCATCCGTGAAAGCACCTCTATTGTACAGggccttaggccttgtacaatggaaggtgcttaggagaggtgcttagagaaataaatcatgatttcttaagcaccggtgcttatttgtacagggtagacgcttgagcatctacagccggagtTGGCAAATCCGGCCACACAAACGCTCGCGGACTCGCCCGGGCGCTGACCGGGCACTTCTCAAAAAATGTAATCCATATCCGAACACCTTAATTACCATATCTCAAAACCATACAAACTCACGCAACTACGTCGACGCACACGCATCATCCGGATACTCCATCGCATTGCACTAAACATGCCATtggactaccaaaatttggcatgtttggctatggtggagttcaTCCACGACTGCCCCTGCCCTTTCAGGCACGCTTGCCATCCTTCTCGCGGAAGTGCCGGTCGAAGACGCATTACGGATCGAGCCGGATCTGCTCGTCGCCCGAGCTGTCCTCACCGTCGCTGTCCTCCTTCGGTGGCAGTCCGACCATGGCACGGACCGCCCGATTTTGCTCACGAGCGAGGGCGTGTGTGTTCCCCCGCTGTCGTTGCTTCACAATGCGGGCGctgatggcttcctcctctgcggccgccGCTTCGACCACCTTCGCTGCCGCCATTTCCGCCGTGAGACGGGCCTCAacggcccttatcctctccttcacACGGCGGGCCGCCTGTCCCTGGGGGGACTCGTACTCTGCCCGACCGATGATGGGGAAGGAGAGGTGTTCCGACCGGGACCGCGAGGATCCAGCACCAGAGGACACGAGCGCCCGGTGAGCCGACGCTATGGCATCGCGGCGGACGGATCCGTTAGTCGGCCAGGCACTGTCCTCCCGAgagcggcggagtgcaatgcggactgacattgcctcctccaacccacaCGGGACGACACCCCAGTCGACGGATCCGGACTGGTCGGAGTCCGATCCGCTGCCTGCCATGGTGGAGAAGGTCGCAAACCGCCGGAGGTGAGCTGGGGTGGCAGAGGGGACTGGactgaagtggctagggtttggtccggcgagAGGATGGGGACGGATATaagtggggtcgggtgggccagcatgggccgggtccgacgtggcgggcgcgcccgggcgccccatatccgccccatatttgtgttggatatggggggtgccggtcagcccgggcgtttgagggccATTTGAGGGGCCTGTCTGGGTCCAAATTTCGTAACCGGGCAGCGACCGGGTGGCCTGCCCAAGCGTTTGAGATGGGTTTGAAGGGTctagttgtagatgctctaaggtcaCCGGTTCTGCCTTTTTTGGTCCAACTGCCGATCCGGTTCAGTTTTTTATAAACTAATGGCTAAATCAAATAATTCCGAATATTGAAGCTGGATTACTCGATCACATAAACAAAGAATTTGGTATAGTAGAAAATGACTTTTCTGTGTCCTGCTTTGAATGCGACAATGATATCCTATATTCATTATCTGTGTCTAGTTGGATTGTTGTTTCTCTTTCCATTTGCCATTTCGTCGGATTTGGAATCAGATTCGGGTGAAAATTATCCGATCCGGTTTCACTCTTAGAAAGTTGAAATCCTTCTAGGTGGTCTAGACTAAGATGGTGTGGGAAAAGGTCCCCTCTATGATGCTTTTGGGTGTTTTTGGTGTGTTTTGGGCTTTTGGGGTCCCATCTTAGCAGCGAAGGAAGGCATGTAGATAAGTGATTAGACTTATCATTGAGACGTTCATTACGGTTATATCAACTCGATATAATGTTTGAATGAAAATGCATTTTTATTAAAAAGCTAAATATTATCTAGCCTTGCTCCCGTTGCTGGTCTTGGATGCTGCTCACGATAAAGGCTCGTGGCCCTTCCAGTTGCCTCGACCCGACCCAAAGCTTACCGGACTGAGAACAACCGAAACAGGGGAACCCTAGGCCTTTTCTGGAGTAGAGGCGGTTGCGTAGACGTTTCATTCCTCATACCTCATCTGTGGGGATTTGTCATGTTGGAGCATAGAGAATTGTCGGGAAATTGTCCACATGTTCGGAAGAATTTGTTGTCATACATGCTTCTAGAGTTCCCGGTGCTTGTCAGGCTACATCATAGGGGGTGTCGTTCGCTCGCGAGGGTTGGGGGTGAATGGTGAGCCTATGAGGATTGTCACATGCGGACGTGACACCGCTTTAAAATTTAGGCGTGGGATCGAACACATCATAGAGTGTTCTCTCAGAAAACCAATTCCATGAAAACGTTAACTCAATAGGATTTATATTTTTGTTTCCGGTTCCTAAGAGCAGACATTGTATAAGATGTCCAACAAAGCAAAGCAAACCACATCAACAAGGAAAACACTCCGTTTCCACCGGCTGATAATAACAAACGTAAGCCTCCCGCGTTGCTTGCCACGTGTCCTCTGGGCCCATGTACCGCCGGCCGGCCTTATCTCTTCGCGTCCCTTCTTCTCCGCAGACTTCGCCACTCGTCTTTTTCTCCTCCCCATCTCTGCTCATCCCGCTCGAAGGGGAGAGCTCCCATGGCAACGCCGGCCACCCCGCCCCGCTACAGAGAACCAGGGAGGATCGACGGCACCCACCACCTACCACATCCCCGCCGCAAAAGGTGGGTGCTGAAGCCCCCAACGCCACCACCGCGGTGCTGCAACCTAGCATGGGCGACACACACATGTGTGAGGAGGCGGCCGCTCGTCGTTTCTGCCGGCGATGCGATGCCCCGCTCACCCACGGCCATCGTGCTGCGACGCAGCAATTCGCCCGTTGCCGCCATGCTGCGGTGCACCTCGTCGGCGGCTCGGCGCTACTCCTACTGCGAGGACACCTCGTCGCAGGGTTGCTCTGGCTGCGACGCAACTCATCCACAACAGCCAACATCGACGCCCACTGCATCATAGCACCAGTGGCGTCGCGGCCGCTGCATCACAACTCCGGCGACGTTGACGTCCGTTGCATTGCAGCTCCGGCGGCCGCTGCATCACAACTCCGGTGGCGTCGACGTCTGTTGCAGGCCGCTGCATCACAACACCGGTGGCGTCGATGACCGTTTGCATTGCAGCTCCGGCGGCCGATGTATTGCAGCTCCGGCAGCGTCGCCACCGCTGCATGACAACACCGGTGGCGTCGACGACCGCTGCATTGCAGCTTCGGCAGGGCCGGCGGCCGCTACATAGCAACTCCGGAGGCGACGCGGCTGCTGCATCACTGCTCCGACGGCGTCGCGGCCGCTGCAGCGCAAACTCCGGCGGCGTCCACGACCGCTGCATCACTGCTCCGGCGGCGTCGCGGCCGCTGCAGCGCAACTCCGGCGGCGTCGACGACCGCTGCATCACAGGTACGGAGGCGTCAACGGCCACTGCATCATAGCTCCGGCAACGTCGACGTCCGTTGCATCGTAGCGGGACAGTGGGCGACTGGGCGTTGTGCTGTGGTGTGCGAGGCGAACATGTGCATCTGAGAGGAAGTGGGATCCGTGGGACTTTAAGTGAACGGCTATGATGTGCATGATCGGACGGTTATCAAGGAGTTATCATCCGGCTTACGCCTAGCATCGGCCCATTAACAAGGACGTCGCAACTAAATAGTATCGCTCAAGGGCTTGAGGCCTTCCGCTTCTTCCCAAGGAAGACGTCGGTGAGAACCGTCTTTGACTGCAGTGACGCCTTCAGCATATCCAAACCCTACCAAAAATCAACACTTAAAGAATGAGCTAAGACTTGCAGTCCTAATGAAAGGGAAAAAAATGAACTGAACGATCAATTTGCACAAGTGAAGTCGTCAGTCATTACCTCGGCGTAGCCAAGCTGCACGGTCTTCTCCTGGAGAGATCCGATGTCCGTGATGCCAAAGGTGTTGAGGATGGTGATCCCGGAGATGGTGGACATAGGCGCGATCTTGAGGTCGTCCATCACCGTGTACGTCACGATCCGCTGCACAAACCCGGCGGCGGCCCCTGCCGCAGCAGCAGGCGACCCAGCGCCGCCGACGGAGCCAACAAGCTGCGCCCAAGTCGTCATCCTTGCGCCGCAGCTTCCACACGGCGTCCCACTTGCCATGGTCACGTAGCTCCTGCAGTTGGGTGAGTATGTGCCGGTGCAGCGGAAGATTTGCAATGTGGTTTGCGGCGCCTTTGCCTCCGGAAGCTGGAGCAGCTTCCCGCTCTCGCAGCCGCCGGCGGGCCTGAGCAGGTCGTCCTTGGCGTTGTCGCGGCAGATGTAGGTGTCGTCGAGCCTGTCGACGCTGCTGTAGAGGTTGACCACGGAGCCGGCCGCGGGGTTGTCGTCGGCGATCAGCTTGGCCACCGTGCCCAGCGGCAGCGtgaggagggagaagaggaagTCGACGACGTCCTTCCCGGCCTCGGCGTACAGCACGCACTGGGACTTGCTGTTCACCAGCAGCTTCATGCTTAGCTTGTCGCCGCCGGCAGCATTGGTTTTCTCGGTTGATGACATCTTTGATTTCGACCAAAAAAGGGGTCCGGGATTTGCCGGGATATGCCCCTGGGCATTGCCATGTATATATACGAGGACGATCCTTGATCGCCAAGATTACAACGATACACAAGATACTAACAAGATAAAATTACAGATTACAACAAATAAATATGGTTATCCCTGACTACGCGGGATATAGCTAGATTACACTGGCAAGTTGAGCGTTACAATTATGATTCCCCAGTGCAGATTACAACAAGTCCGGTTTCTCTGTTGAGATGTGCCGATTTTGCTGGCTCAGATTTGTTGAGTATCCTGATTATCAGGAAGTATAGGATAAAGTAGAATTTATTTCTACCTTTTTCTTTTTCACGGGTGAATTTATTTCTACCTTGTCTTGCATCAAATATTTCTTTCACATGGTATCAGCCTAGTCTTGATCCACaatcctagccgccgccacttTCACACCGCTCCGCACCAGGGCGGTCGATCTCCATGATCGTTATCGGGGAccacgccgcccgtacctagggttcgtccaccGGTCATGTTGATCGGCTGTTCTAGAGAGTTTTTTTCGTGATCTTTTGATCCGGATTTTTCTCTTGTGTCGTCGTCTtaatcttttttttgttttctgatcTAAGATCGGTTTTCGTagcccgccgccaccgtcgaccctcGCGCGCCTCTACTCCAACTCCGGCGCGACCACCAGGACACTTCTCCGACCGGGCGGCCTCACATGACGCGGCGGCCCGTCACGGCCCTCGTCCGCATGTCTGCCCGTCCGTTGTTGTGCGTCGGCTGTCGTTGCCCTGTCCCCGAGTATAACGCACCCCTCCACCGATCGAGTAACGGGTTACCGTTGCATTGACCCGTCGGACAGCAGCGCCGCCACCCCGTGGTTCTCCATGTGACTGCACGGACCCGTGCCGCAGCTGCGTCGCCCTTTCGGCCATAGCGCCGCGGCATGCGGTCCACACCACTGTCCCAAGGCCGTTCTCGCGGTTGCACTGACCTGTGCGTTGCCACTGCATCGCCCCTTCGGACCGTAGTGccacggcccgcggtccaccgtCATCCCAAGGCCGTTCCCGCGGCTGCACCAACCCGTGCGCTACCACTGCGTGGCCCCTGTGGATCATAGCGTCGTGACACGCGATCCATGCTGTCATTCCAGACCGTCCCCGCAACTCCATTGATCCTCGCGCTGTCGTTGCATCGTCCCTTCGGAGACCAACCGATGAAATCTTGCTGGTTCCTAGGAGACGTACGTATCTTAAGGATTTCAGCAATATCCATTTACCAGAAGTGCTCCTCGAGACGGTCCATAATCCAAACATCAATAGTGTCTAAGAAAACGGAGGCATGATTAAACCGACATTTCCTTTTAGGAGTAATTGGACGAAATCATATTGTCAAGGGATCCAGGGCCCCTTCCATGTTCTAACCGATGCCTCGCCACCAATCCTCCATATTCTACATTTCTTAACCAGGTCCAAACCATATAGTATGCCTTTCCAAACAACCGAGGAATTTTCAGAGAACACAGTATCCAGTATACTTCCGTTTGAAAAATATTTTGCCTTTAACAAGCGAGCACATAAACTGTCAGAAGACTCAATTAATAGCCACACTTGTTTTACCAACAATGCTTGGTTAAAAGCTCGCATATCCGTGAATCCTATACCACCCTTACTCTTAGGTAGTCTCAACTTGTTCCAACTGAGCCATGCCATCTTTTTCTTGCCCTCCACACCCCACCAATACTGCCTCATCATTCTCTTGTAAGATCATCACACATCGAAGCAGGTAACAAAACACGTTCATAATATACATGGAGATAGCCTGGGCAACAACTTTGATCAATATCTCTTTATTGCCCGAGGACATgaactgctcactccaatccacaAGTTTCTTCCTTAGTCTTTCCTGGGCAGTTTCAAACCTCCCTTTATGCATTTTTCCCTCAGGTACCCGCAAACCTAAATATTTTAGTTCAAAAGCTTCACCAGTAATCTCCAACAACCTATTTACTTCCACCCATACCACCTCAAAAAAATTACTAGAGAAAAGGATGGTGCACTTTTATGGTTTTATAAGTTGACTCGCGCATAAGTGCTCAACAAACCTTTCACAATTATTGCTTGCTGCTCTAAAGCTCGAAAAAACAAAAGTGAATCATCCACAAATAATAAGTGATATATTGTCGGCGCACCATGACAAATTTTAACtcctttgtgacgcccccgatttgaccgtacactaatcatgcacgcaaacgtgtacgatcaagatcagggattcacgggaagatatcacaacacaactctaaaacataaataagtcatacaagcatcataatacaagccaggggcctcgagggctcaatacaagtgctcgatcatagacgagtcagcggaagcaacaatatctgagtacagacataaattaaacatgtttgccttaagaaggctagtatAAAcaggggatacagatcgaaagaggcgcaggcctcctgcctgggatcctcctaactactcctggtcgtcgtcagcgggctgcacgtagcagtaggcacctccggtgtagtaggagtcgtcgtcgacggtggcgtctggctcctgggctccagcatctggttgccacaaccaggtagaaggaaagggggaaaagaggaagaaaagcaaccgtgagtactcatccaaagtactcgcaagcaaggagctacagtacatatgcatgggtatatgtgtaaagggccatatcggtggactgaactgcagaatgccagaataagagggggatagctaatcctgtcgaagactacgcttctggccacctccatcttgcagcatgtaggagagagtagatggtaagttcaccaagtagcatcgcatagcataatcctacccggcgatcccctcctcgtcgccctgttagagagcgatcaccgagttcaccaagtagcatcgcatagcataatcctacccggcgatcccctcctcgtcgccctgttagagagcgatcaccgagttgtatctggcacttggaagggtgtgttttattaagtatccggttctagttgtcataaggtcaaggtacaactctgggtcgtccttttaccgagggacacggctattcgaatagataaacttccctgcaggggtgcaccacataacccaacacgctcgatcccatttggccggacacacttttctgggtcatgcccggccgcggaagatcaacacgtcgcagccccacctaggcacaacagagaggtcaacacgccggtctaaatcctatgcgcgcaggggtctgggcccaccgcccattgcacacctacacgttgcgtacgcggccggaagcagacctagcccccttaatacaagtgcgagcttacggtccaatgcggcgcgcgccgctcggtcgctgacgtcacgaaggcttcggctgataccacgacgtcgagtgcccataactgttcccgcgtagttggttagtgcgtatagaccaaatggctagactcagatcaaataccaagaacttgttaagcgtgttatttttaagtatccgc
Coding sequences within:
- the LOC123074223 gene encoding uncharacterized protein, with the protein product MSSTEKTNAAGGDKLSMKLLVNSKSQCVLYAEAGKDVVDFLFSLLTLPLGTVAKLIADDNPAAGSVVNLYSSVDRLDDTYICRDNAKDDLLRPAGGCESGKLLQLPEAKAPQTTLQIFRCTGTYSPNCRSYVTMASGTPCGSCGARMTTWAQLVGSVGGAGSPAAAAGAAAGFVQRIVTYTVMDDLKIAPMSTISGITILNTFGITDIGSLQEKTVQLGYAEGLDMLKASLQSKTVLTDVFLGKKRKASSP